From Kangiella sp. TOML190, one genomic window encodes:
- the nadK gene encoding NAD(+) kinase has protein sequence MDPSNQLTFSTIGIMGKPKHNEVGETIMTLFNFLEQEKYQLLVEDSVAKDLAIDKEQQVSWQTLGEQCDLVIVVGGDGSMLYAARLMSDYNIPLLGVNRGYLGFLTDIQPQQVCEKVAEVLAGDYKEEKRFLLEAEIDGDKNSNNPRFSDAVNDIVLYPGEISRMIEFEVYINDSFVYSVRGDGLIIATPTGSTAYSLSAGGPIMSPAINAISLVPMFPHTLSSRPISIDAESKVDIVFSKGNRNEARLSCDGQVRFPVRQGETICIRKRKQEMWLLHPKDYDYFRLLRTKLGWGSKL, from the coding sequence TTGGATCCTAGCAATCAGCTAACATTTTCAACCATAGGCATTATGGGCAAGCCGAAACATAACGAAGTCGGTGAAACCATTATGACCTTGTTTAATTTTCTGGAACAAGAAAAATATCAGCTATTGGTTGAAGACTCTGTGGCTAAAGATTTGGCCATTGATAAAGAGCAACAAGTCAGTTGGCAGACGCTTGGCGAGCAGTGCGATTTGGTGATTGTGGTTGGTGGCGATGGTTCTATGCTGTATGCCGCGCGTTTGATGAGCGACTACAATATTCCGTTGCTTGGCGTGAACCGCGGCTATTTAGGCTTTCTAACCGATATTCAGCCGCAACAGGTTTGCGAAAAAGTCGCCGAAGTCTTAGCGGGCGACTACAAAGAAGAGAAGCGCTTCTTGCTCGAAGCAGAAATCGACGGCGATAAAAACTCCAACAATCCGCGTTTTAGCGACGCGGTGAATGATATTGTGCTCTACCCAGGTGAAATTTCACGCATGATTGAGTTTGAGGTCTATATCAATGACTCTTTTGTGTATAGCGTGCGCGGCGATGGATTGATTATCGCCACACCAACTGGCTCAACGGCTTATTCACTCTCCGCTGGCGGCCCAATTATGTCACCAGCAATTAATGCCATTTCCTTGGTGCCGATGTTTCCGCACACCCTTTCCAGCCGACCCATTTCGATTGATGCCGAATCTAAAGTAGATATAGTCTTTAGCAAAGGCAATCGCAACGAAGCGCGCTTAAGTTGTGACGGTCAGGTGCGCTTTCCGGTACGCCAAGGGGAAACGATCTGCATTCGCAAGCGTAAGCAAGAAATGTGGCTATTACACCCCAAGGACTACGACTATTTCCGCCTGCTAAGAACAAAATTGGGCTGGGGCTCGAAATTATAA
- the hrcA gene encoding heat-inducible transcriptional repressor HrcA produces the protein MSKFDERAQTLMKTLVETYIASGQPVGSKSLLERSQLSVSPATVRNVMHDLEEMGLLMAPHTSAGRIPTAQGVRIFVDQLLTVKDVEQNYQQQLKRQLEKATETGQMLNSVTSMLSQITNMAGLIRVPRRDVTRVSQVEFVPLSQKKVLVILVLDNGEVQNRVIQLDMEISREELQQAANYVNQHYAGKELDTVRKELFEELKSDKAQMDEMMASMMAVAEKGFANDDGQDEEVQISGKSQLLNWVNTGDISDLQSVFTAFSEKTQMLGLLDKCLSADGVQLFIGEESGYDVLNQCSVVGAPYSVDGQAVGVLAVVGPTRMAYDKVIPIVDITAKILSSALKSE, from the coding sequence ATGAGTAAATTCGACGAACGCGCCCAAACCCTGATGAAAACGCTGGTAGAAACCTATATCGCCAGTGGTCAGCCTGTGGGTTCCAAGTCGCTGTTGGAGCGCTCGCAATTAAGCGTTAGTCCAGCCACTGTGCGTAATGTGATGCACGATTTGGAAGAAATGGGTTTATTGATGGCGCCGCACACTTCTGCTGGGCGGATCCCCACTGCCCAAGGAGTGCGAATTTTTGTCGATCAACTGCTGACAGTTAAAGACGTCGAACAGAATTATCAACAACAACTCAAACGCCAATTAGAAAAAGCCACTGAAACTGGGCAAATGCTCAATAGCGTAACCAGCATGCTTTCGCAAATAACCAATATGGCGGGGCTGATTCGAGTACCAAGACGGGACGTGACACGGGTCAGTCAGGTGGAGTTTGTGCCTTTGTCGCAGAAAAAAGTCTTGGTGATTTTAGTACTGGATAATGGTGAAGTGCAAAATCGCGTGATTCAGCTTGATATGGAGATTAGTCGCGAAGAGTTGCAACAAGCCGCTAATTATGTGAACCAACATTATGCGGGAAAAGAGCTGGATACGGTGCGCAAGGAGCTGTTTGAAGAATTAAAGTCCGACAAGGCGCAGATGGACGAAATGATGGCTTCGATGATGGCGGTCGCGGAAAAAGGGTTTGCCAATGACGATGGGCAAGACGAGGAAGTGCAAATTTCCGGCAAGTCGCAATTGTTAAACTGGGTTAATACCGGCGATATTTCTGACTTACAGTCGGTGTTTACGGCTTTTTCCGAAAAAACGCAAATGCTGGGTTTGCTCGACAAATGTTTGTCTGCCGATGGAGTGCAACTCTTTATTGGCGAAGAGTCGGGTTATGATGTCTTAAACCAGTGTTCAGTGGTTGGCGCGCCTTATTCGGTCGACGGCCAAGCGGTTGGAGTATTGGCGGTAGTCGGGCCTACTCGGATGGCTTATGACAAGGTGATCCCGATTGTCGATATTACTGCAAAAATCCTCAGTTCTGCCTTGAAATCTGAGTAA